The Diaminobutyricimonas aerilata nucleotide sequence GCCACCGCGGCCGCGATGCGCAGCGAGCGCAGCCACACCGCGTGGTCGGCCCGATCCCGCGCGGGCTCCGTCGCGGACGCGCCGACGATGACGCGACCGTCGGTGTCGACGGAGTCGAGTCCATCGCGGCGGCGGCGCCACAGCTGGTACCACGCGATGCCGAGGGCGAAGCCGGCGCCGACGCCGAGGGCGCCGAAGATCGTGTGGGTGAAGGCGGCGATCGCGGTGTTGTTGGTCAGCACCGCCCAGATGTCGGTCATCACCGGTCGCCCGTCGACGAGGTCGACGCCCACGGGATGCTGCATCCACGAGTTCGCGACGATGATGAAGTACGCCGAGACCACCGAGCCGGCGACGGCGATCCACAGGGTCGCCAGGTGCAGCTTCTTGGGCAGACGGTCCCAGCCGAAGATCCACAGGCCGAGGAACGTGGACTCGAAGAAGAACGCGAGCAGGCCCTCCATCGCGAGCGGGGCGCCGAACACGTCACCGACGAAGCGGGAGTACTCGCTCCACGCCATCCCGAACTGGAACTCCTGCACGATGCCGGTGGCGACACCCATGATGAAGTTGATCAGGTAGAGCTTTCCCCAGAACTTCGTCATGCGCAGCCAGCGCTCGTCGCCGGTGCGCACCCAGAGGGTCTGCATGATCGCCACGAGCGGGCCGAGTCCGAGGGTGAGCGGCACCATCCAGAAGTGGTACACGGTGGTGATCCCGAACTGCCAGCGCGCGATCTCGAGCGGGTCCACGGATGCCGCCTTCCTTTTTCTACGAGCCGTAGAACTGATTTCTACACCAGCGTAGAACATCTGCGGCACTATTTCTACGTGGCGTAGAACAAGTGTTATGCTGACGGCGCACGGATGCGGGAGGAGGCTGCGATGGCGACGCTCGGCGACCTGGAACGCGGCATCATGGACATCCTCTGGGACACCGGCGACCGGCTCTCCGCCTACGACCTGCGCGATCGACTCGCCGCGGACGGCGGCGAAGCGGGCAAGCGGCTCGCCGCCACGACCGTGCTCACCGTGCTCTCCCGCCTCGAGCACAAGGGCTTCGTCGCCCGCGATCGCGCGAGCCGCCCGCACGTCTACCGGGCCGCCTCGTCGCGCGCCGATCACATGGCCGAGCTCATGCACGAGGTGCTCGGGGGCGCGGCGGATCGCACGGCCGTACTCGAACGCTTCGTGGGGCAGGTGAGCCCGGACGACGCCGACATGTTGCGGCGCCTGCTCGACCGTCCGCGCGACTGACCGACATGATCGGGGCCGCCCTCGCCCTCGCGGCGCTCGCGCTGGCCCTCGCCTGGCCGGTGCCGATCCTGCTCGAGCGGGCCCGCTGGACCCGGCGGGCTCCCGCCACGGCGCTCGTGCTCTGGCAGGCCGTCGCGCTCGCGGGGGGCCTGTCGATGATCGGCGCGCTGCTCACCTTCGGCCTCGCCCCGTTCGGCGCCGACCTCGTCGATGCGGGCCTCGGACTCGTCGATTCGGTCGTCGAGAACCGGCCGCTGCACGCGGCCGATCTCCCTCACCTCTTCGCCCTGTGCGGCGCCGCCCTGCTCGGCGGCCACCTGTTGCTCAACCTCGCGCTCAC carries:
- a CDS encoding BlaI/MecI/CopY family transcriptional regulator, which codes for MATLGDLERGIMDILWDTGDRLSAYDLRDRLAADGGEAGKRLAATTVLTVLSRLEHKGFVARDRASRPHVYRAASSRADHMAELMHEVLGGAADRTAVLERFVGQVSPDDADMLRRLLDRPRD